In Streptomyces ambofaciens ATCC 23877, a single genomic region encodes these proteins:
- a CDS encoding 4-coumarate--CoA ligase family protein: MFRSEYADVPLVDLPIHDAVLGRAAAFGNTPALVDGTDGTTLTYEQVDRFHRRVAAALAEAGVGKGDVLALHSPNTVAFPLAFYAATRAGASVTTVHPLATAEEFAGQLRDSRTRWIVTVSPLLDTARRAAELAGGVQEIFVCDSAPGHRSLADMLASTAPEPSVTIDPAQDVAALPYSSGTTGTPKGVMLTHRQIATNLAQLEPVVPAAPGERILAVLPFFHIYGLTALMNAPLRLGATVVVLPRFDLEQFLAAIQNHRITGLYVAPPIVLALAKHPLVADYDLSSLKYVLSAAAPLDAKLAAACSQRLGLPPVGQAYGMTELSPGTHVVPLDAMSDAPPGTVGRLIPGTEMRIVSLDDPGKDLGTGASGEILIRGPQVMKGYLGRPDATAALIDASGWLHTGDVGHVDADGWLFVVDRVKELIKYKGFQVAPAELEALLLTHPGVADAAVVGAHDDDGNEIPHAHVVRRPTAPALTEGEIMTYVAERVAPYKRVRRVTFVAGVPRSASGKILRRELRGDR; the protein is encoded by the coding sequence GTGTTCCGCAGCGAGTACGCAGACGTCCCGCTCGTCGACCTGCCCATCCACGACGCGGTCCTCGGCCGGGCCGCCGCCTTCGGGAACACCCCGGCGCTCGTCGACGGCACCGACGGCACCACCCTCACCTACGAACAGGTGGACCGGTTCCACCGGCGGGTCGCCGCCGCCCTGGCCGAGGCGGGCGTGGGCAAGGGCGACGTCCTCGCCCTGCACAGCCCCAACACCGTCGCCTTCCCGCTCGCCTTCTACGCCGCCACGCGCGCCGGTGCCTCGGTCACCACCGTGCACCCGCTCGCCACGGCCGAGGAGTTCGCGGGGCAGCTCCGCGACTCGCGCACCCGCTGGATCGTCACCGTCTCACCCCTGCTGGACACCGCCCGCCGGGCCGCCGAACTCGCGGGCGGCGTCCAGGAGATCTTCGTGTGCGACAGCGCCCCCGGCCACCGCTCGCTCGCCGACATGCTGGCCTCGACCGCACCCGAGCCGTCCGTCACCATCGACCCCGCGCAGGACGTCGCCGCGCTGCCCTACTCCTCGGGCACCACCGGCACCCCCAAGGGCGTGATGCTCACCCACCGGCAGATCGCCACCAACCTCGCCCAGCTCGAACCGGTGGTGCCGGCCGCGCCGGGCGAGCGCATCCTGGCCGTCCTGCCGTTCTTCCACATCTACGGTCTGACGGCCCTCATGAACGCCCCGCTGCGGCTCGGCGCCACCGTCGTCGTCCTGCCCCGCTTCGACCTGGAGCAGTTCCTCGCCGCCATCCAGAACCACCGCATCACCGGCCTGTACGTCGCCCCGCCGATCGTCCTGGCCCTCGCCAAGCACCCCCTCGTGGCCGACTACGACCTCTCCTCCCTCAAGTACGTCCTCAGCGCCGCCGCCCCCCTGGACGCGAAGCTCGCCGCCGCCTGCTCGCAACGGCTCGGTCTGCCGCCCGTCGGCCAGGCGTACGGCATGACCGAACTGTCCCCGGGCACCCACGTGGTCCCCCTGGACGCCATGAGCGACGCGCCGCCCGGAACCGTCGGCCGGCTCATCCCCGGCACCGAGATGCGCATCGTCTCCCTCGACGACCCCGGCAAGGACCTCGGCACCGGCGCGTCCGGTGAGATCCTCATCCGCGGACCCCAGGTCATGAAGGGCTACCTCGGCCGCCCCGACGCCACCGCCGCCCTGATCGACGCGTCCGGCTGGCTGCACACCGGGGACGTGGGACACGTCGACGCCGACGGCTGGCTGTTCGTCGTCGACCGCGTCAAGGAACTGATCAAGTACAAGGGCTTCCAGGTGGCGCCCGCCGAACTCGAAGCCCTCCTGCTCACCCACCCCGGCGTCGCCGACGCGGCCGTCGTCGGCGCCCACGACGACGACGGCAACGAGATACCGCACGCCCACGTGGTGCGCCGGCCCACCGCGCCCGCCCTCACGGAGGGGGAGATCATGACGTACGTCGCCGAACGCGTCGCCCCCTACAAACGCGTCCGCCGGGTCACCTTCGTCGCCGGCGTACCCCGGTCCGCCAGCGGCAAGATCCTCCGCCGGGAACTGCGGGGCGACCGGTGA
- a CDS encoding TetR/AcrR family transcriptional regulator — translation MGGVSGAVGTAERAERVPKQDRSRVTRQRLLEAAVACLAERGWAGSTVSVVAERAGVSRGAAQHHFPTREDLFTAAVEYVAEERSGALRALFPEGAAADDRRAVVSALVDLYTGPLFRAALHLWVAASDEEQLRGRVTELEARVGRESHRIAVELLGADETRPGVRETVQGLLDMARGLGLANLLTDDAARRERVVEQWARLLDGALG, via the coding sequence ATGGGTGGTGTGAGCGGCGCCGTGGGCACGGCCGAACGCGCGGAGCGTGTTCCCAAGCAGGACCGCAGCCGGGTCACCCGGCAACGGCTCCTCGAAGCCGCCGTGGCCTGTCTCGCCGAACGCGGCTGGGCGGGCTCCACGGTCTCCGTCGTCGCCGAACGCGCCGGCGTCTCCCGCGGCGCCGCCCAGCACCACTTCCCGACCCGCGAGGATCTCTTCACGGCCGCCGTGGAGTACGTGGCGGAGGAGCGCTCCGGCGCGCTGCGGGCGCTGTTCCCCGAGGGCGCGGCGGCGGACGACCGCCGGGCCGTCGTGTCGGCCCTGGTCGACCTCTACACCGGCCCCCTCTTCCGCGCCGCCCTGCACCTGTGGGTCGCCGCCTCCGACGAGGAGCAGCTGCGGGGCCGGGTGACCGAGCTGGAGGCCCGCGTCGGCCGCGAGAGCCACCGCATCGCCGTCGAACTCCTCGGCGCCGACGAGACCCGCCCCGGCGTCCGCGAGACCGTCCAGGGCCTCCTCGACATGGCCCGCGGCCTGGGCCTCGCCAACCTCCTCACCGACGACGCGGCCCGCCGGGAGCGGGTGGTCGAGCAGTGGGCGCGGCTGCTGGACGGGGCGCTGGGCTGA
- a CDS encoding metal-dependent transcriptional regulator, which translates to MSGLIDTTEMYLRTILELEEEGVVPMRARIAERLDQSGPTVSQTVARMERDGLVSVAADRHLELTDEGRRLATRVMRKHRLAECLLVDVIGLEWEQVHAEACRWEHVMSEAVERRVLELLRHPTESPYGNPIPGLEELGEADGADPFLDEGMVSLADLDPGVEGKTVVVRRIGEPIQTDAQLMYTLRRAGVQPGSVVSVTESAGGVLVGSGGEAAELESEVASHVFVAKR; encoded by the coding sequence ATGTCCGGACTGATCGACACCACGGAGATGTATCTCCGCACCATCCTGGAGCTGGAGGAGGAAGGTGTGGTCCCGATGCGCGCCCGGATCGCCGAGCGGCTCGACCAGAGCGGTCCGACGGTCAGCCAGACGGTGGCGCGGATGGAGCGCGACGGTCTGGTCTCCGTGGCGGCCGACCGGCACCTGGAGCTGACCGACGAGGGCCGTCGGCTGGCCACCCGCGTGATGCGCAAGCACCGGCTCGCGGAGTGCCTGCTGGTCGACGTGATCGGCCTGGAGTGGGAGCAGGTGCACGCCGAGGCCTGCCGCTGGGAGCACGTGATGAGCGAGGCAGTGGAGCGCCGCGTGCTGGAGCTGCTGCGCCACCCGACCGAGTCGCCGTACGGGAACCCGATCCCGGGCCTGGAGGAGCTGGGCGAGGCGGACGGCGCGGACCCGTTCCTGGACGAGGGCATGGTCTCGCTCGCCGACCTGGACCCGGGCGTGGAGGGCAAGACGGTCGTCGTGCGCCGGATCGGGGAGCCGATCCAGACGGACGCGCAGCTGATGTACACGTTGCGCCGCGCGGGTGTGCAGCCCGGCTCCGTGGTGAGCGTGACGGAGTCGGCGGGCGGTGTGCTGGTGGGCAGCGGCGGCGAGGCGGCGGAGCTGGAGTCGGAGGTCGCCTCCCACGTGTTCGTCGCCAAGCGCTGA
- a CDS encoding enoyl-CoA hydratase family protein: MTALARSRARGVQTLALDSPHRRNALSAALVAELTAALTDAGRDTDVRAVVLTHTGTTFSAGADLRDPPDPDALVGLLRTLVELPKPVVARVTGHVRAGGLGLLAACDIAGASTASTFAFTEVRIGVAPAVISLPLLPRTDPRALARLYLTGERFDAAEAARIGLVTAAGDDVDAVLEPVLDGLRRASPQALAETKRLLTARVLEAFDRDAAQLTALSARLFASPQAREGMTAFLERRDPEWVV, from the coding sequence GTGACCGCCCTCGCCCGCTCCCGCGCACGCGGCGTCCAGACCCTCGCCCTCGACTCCCCGCACCGCCGCAACGCCCTCTCGGCGGCCCTCGTGGCCGAGCTCACCGCCGCCCTCACCGACGCCGGGCGGGACACGGACGTCCGCGCCGTCGTCCTGACCCACACCGGGACCACCTTCAGCGCCGGCGCCGACCTGCGCGACCCGCCCGATCCGGACGCCCTGGTCGGCCTGCTGCGGACCCTCGTCGAACTGCCCAAGCCGGTCGTCGCCCGCGTCACCGGACACGTCCGCGCCGGCGGCCTCGGCCTGCTCGCCGCGTGCGACATCGCGGGCGCCTCCACCGCCTCGACGTTCGCCTTCACCGAGGTCCGCATCGGCGTGGCCCCCGCCGTCATCTCCCTGCCCCTGCTGCCCCGCACCGACCCCCGCGCCCTCGCCCGCCTCTACCTCACCGGCGAGCGCTTCGACGCCGCCGAGGCCGCCCGGATCGGCTTGGTCACGGCGGCGGGCGACGACGTGGACGCCGTACTGGAACCCGTCCTGGACGGTCTGCGCCGTGCCTCGCCGCAGGCTCTGGCCGAGACGAAACGGCTGCTCACGGCTAGGGTGCTGGAGGCATTCGACCGGGACGCGGCCCAGCTGACCGCGCTCTCGGCCCGGCTGTTCGCCTCCCCGCAGGCCCGCGAGGGGATGACGGCCTTCCTCGAACGACGGGATCCGGAATGGGTGGTGTGA
- a CDS encoding acyl-CoA dehydrogenase family protein encodes MTTLIESEEHKSLRVAVATFAKNHPGPDNKEFWQAAAKLGYIGVNLPEAYGGGGGGITELSLVLEEMGAAGNPLLMMIVSPAICGTVIARFGTEAQKREWLPALADGSRLMAFGITEPDAGSNSHRITTTARRDGTDWLLTGRKVFISGVDIADATLIVGRTEDARTGRLKPCLFIVPRDTPGFGRRQLDMELNAEEKQFELTLDDVRLPAEALVGDEDAGLLQLFAGLNPERVMTAAFGIGMGRYALTRALDYARERTVWKTPIGAHQAIAHPLAQAHIELELARLMMQKAAHLYDTGDDTGAGEAANMAKYAAGEACVRAVDQAVHTLGGNGLTREFGLARLITAARVARIAPVSREMILNYVSHQTLGLPKSY; translated from the coding sequence GTGACCACCCTCATCGAATCCGAAGAGCACAAGTCCCTCCGCGTAGCGGTAGCCACCTTCGCGAAGAACCACCCCGGCCCCGACAACAAGGAGTTCTGGCAGGCCGCCGCCAAGCTCGGCTACATCGGCGTCAACCTGCCGGAGGCGTACGGCGGTGGCGGCGGCGGCATCACCGAACTCTCCCTCGTCCTGGAGGAGATGGGCGCAGCCGGGAACCCCCTGCTGATGATGATCGTCTCCCCGGCGATCTGCGGCACCGTCATCGCCCGCTTCGGCACCGAGGCCCAGAAGCGGGAGTGGCTCCCCGCGCTGGCCGACGGCAGCCGCCTGATGGCCTTCGGCATCACCGAACCCGACGCCGGCTCCAACAGCCACCGCATCACCACCACCGCGCGCCGTGACGGCACCGACTGGCTCCTCACCGGCCGCAAGGTCTTCATCAGCGGCGTCGACATAGCCGACGCCACCCTGATCGTCGGCCGCACGGAGGACGCCCGCACCGGCAGGCTCAAGCCCTGCCTGTTCATCGTCCCCCGCGACACCCCCGGCTTCGGGCGCCGGCAGCTCGACATGGAACTGAACGCCGAGGAGAAGCAGTTCGAGCTGACCCTCGACGACGTGCGCCTGCCCGCCGAGGCCCTCGTCGGTGACGAGGACGCCGGCCTCCTCCAGCTCTTCGCCGGCCTCAACCCCGAACGCGTGATGACCGCCGCCTTCGGCATCGGCATGGGCCGCTACGCGCTGACCCGCGCCCTCGACTACGCCCGCGAACGCACCGTCTGGAAGACCCCGATCGGCGCCCACCAGGCCATCGCCCACCCCCTCGCCCAGGCCCACATCGAACTCGAACTGGCCCGCCTGATGATGCAGAAGGCGGCCCACCTGTACGACACCGGTGACGACACGGGCGCCGGCGAGGCCGCCAACATGGCCAAGTACGCGGCCGGCGAGGCCTGTGTGAGGGCCGTCGACCAGGCCGTGCACACCCTCGGCGGCAACGGCCTCACCCGCGAGTTCGGGCTCGCCCGGCTGATCACGGCGGCGCGCGTGGCCCGTATCGCCCCGGTGAGCCGCGAGATGATCCTCAACTACGTCTCCCACCAGACCCTCGGCCTGCCCAAGTCGTACTAG
- a CDS encoding bifunctional DNA primase/polymerase gives MEETIPGTDTAQIPQQRGASLLETAVRYAEERHWDVFPGTWLEAADGVQRCSCGDPVCAAPGAHPAREDWATQATGSATVARRMWQKQPTASILLPTGRTFDAIDVPETAGFLALARMERMELTLGPVTLTPDRRMRFFVLPGAAVKVPDLVRRLGWSPSSLDLTALGEGTFVAAPPTRYGTRGAVQWACRPTPANRWLPDVEELISPLAYACGRDR, from the coding sequence GTGGAAGAGACCATCCCGGGCACCGATACCGCACAGATCCCCCAGCAGCGCGGTGCATCGCTGCTGGAGACCGCCGTACGCTACGCCGAGGAGCGCCACTGGGACGTGTTCCCCGGCACCTGGCTCGAAGCCGCCGACGGGGTGCAGCGCTGCTCCTGCGGGGACCCGGTGTGCGCCGCCCCCGGCGCACACCCGGCGCGCGAGGACTGGGCGACCCAGGCGACGGGCAGCGCCACCGTCGCCCGGCGGATGTGGCAGAAGCAGCCGACGGCGTCGATCCTGCTGCCCACGGGGCGGACGTTCGACGCGATCGACGTGCCCGAGACCGCGGGATTCCTGGCCCTCGCCCGGATGGAGCGGATGGAGCTGACGCTCGGTCCGGTGACGCTGACGCCGGACCGGCGGATGCGGTTCTTCGTGCTCCCGGGGGCCGCGGTGAAGGTGCCGGACCTCGTGCGGCGGCTGGGATGGTCGCCGTCGTCCCTCGATCTGACCGCGCTGGGCGAGGGGACGTTCGTGGCCGCGCCGCCCACGCGGTACGGGACACGGGGGGCCGTCCAGTGGGCGTGCCGGCCCACCCCGGCGAACCGGTGGCTGCCGGACGTGGAGGAGCTGATCTCGCCGCTGGCGTACGCCTGCGGCCGGGATCGTTAG
- the pdxH gene encoding pyridoxamine 5'-phosphate oxidase — MRKQYRADGLAETELAATPVEQFARWFRQAATEGGLFEPNAVVVSTADARGRPSSRTVLLKHFDERGFVFYTNYGSRKARELEENPHVSLLFPWHPMARQVIVAGVAARTGRDETAAYFRTRPHGSQLGAWASVQSSVVTGRDALDAAYAELAARYPEGERVPVPPHWGGFRVVPREVEFWQGRENRLHDRLRYVAEADGGWRVERLSP, encoded by the coding sequence ATGCGCAAGCAGTACCGGGCCGACGGACTCGCCGAGACCGAGCTCGCCGCCACGCCCGTCGAGCAGTTCGCGCGCTGGTTCCGGCAGGCCGCGACCGAGGGCGGGCTCTTCGAGCCGAACGCCGTGGTCGTCTCGACGGCCGACGCGCGGGGACGGCCCAGCTCCCGCACGGTGCTGCTGAAGCACTTCGACGAGCGGGGGTTCGTCTTCTACACCAACTACGGCTCCCGCAAGGCGCGCGAGCTGGAGGAGAACCCGCACGTCTCGCTGCTGTTCCCCTGGCACCCGATGGCCCGGCAGGTGATCGTCGCGGGCGTCGCGGCGCGTACCGGGCGGGACGAGACCGCCGCGTACTTCCGCACCCGGCCGCACGGCTCCCAGCTGGGTGCCTGGGCCAGCGTCCAGTCGTCCGTGGTGACCGGGCGCGACGCCCTGGACGCCGCGTACGCGGAGCTGGCCGCGCGGTACCCGGAGGGAGAGCGGGTCCCGGTGCCGCCGCACTGGGGCGGGTTCCGGGTGGTGCCGCGGGAGGTGGAGTTCTGGCAGGGCCGGGAGAACCGGCTGCACGACCGGCTCCGGTACGTGGCGGAGGCGGACGGGGGCTGGCGGGTGGAGCGGCTCAGTCCGTGA
- a CDS encoding SIS domain-containing protein, giving the protein MSDRKPAGQFIDAAIDLLRRVRDEEADAIEAAGTLLADTVQNGGRLFAFGAGHSSLAAQDAVYRAGGLALMNLLAVPGVVGVDVMPATLGSALERVGGLAGVVLGSSPLREGDALVVVSLSGRNALPVEMALNARAMGVRVIGVTSVAYATETTSRHSSGTFLKDHCDIVLDSKIAVGDAELTLDTVPAPFAPASTVVTSALMQAVTATAATVLADRGIEPPLLRSGNVDGGPEWNERVLDEYRDRIFYRR; this is encoded by the coding sequence ATGAGTGACCGCAAGCCGGCCGGCCAGTTCATCGACGCCGCGATCGACCTCCTGCGGCGGGTCCGCGACGAGGAGGCCGACGCCATCGAGGCGGCCGGCACGCTGCTCGCCGACACCGTGCAGAACGGCGGCCGGCTCTTCGCCTTCGGCGCCGGTCACTCCTCGCTCGCCGCCCAGGACGCCGTCTACCGCGCCGGCGGGCTCGCCCTGATGAACCTGCTCGCCGTGCCCGGCGTCGTCGGCGTGGACGTCATGCCCGCAACGCTCGGCTCCGCCCTGGAACGCGTCGGCGGCCTCGCCGGCGTGGTGCTGGGCTCCTCGCCCCTGCGCGAGGGCGACGCCCTGGTCGTCGTCTCCCTCTCCGGGCGCAACGCCCTGCCCGTCGAGATGGCCCTGAACGCCCGCGCCATGGGGGTGCGGGTCATCGGCGTGACCTCGGTGGCCTACGCCACCGAGACGACGTCGCGGCACTCCTCCGGCACCTTCCTCAAGGACCACTGCGACATCGTGCTGGACTCCAAGATCGCGGTTGGCGACGCGGAGCTCACGCTCGACACCGTCCCGGCGCCCTTCGCCCCCGCCTCCACGGTCGTCACCAGCGCCCTGATGCAGGCCGTCACGGCCACGGCCGCCACCGTCCTCGCCGACCGGGGCATCGAACCGCCCCTGCTGCGCTCCGGCAACGTGGACGGCGGACCCGAGTGGAACGAGCGCGTACTGGACGAGTACCGGGACCGGATCTTCTACCGGCGCTGA
- a CDS encoding alpha/beta fold hydrolase produces MARRIDVTGAGGVRLAAWEFGDPPKTGGPHDTALGGTAPGGALHGGVSGGADPGGGAPAHTLPVTAEAAGVSPPSRPAAHGAAGPPGVLLLHGLMGRASHWAPTARWLSARHRAVALDQRGHGRSDKPPHGAYTREAYVEDVEAALEQLGLGPAVLIGHAMGALTAWQLAAKRPDLVRGLIICDMRASALGAASQHTWTEWFRAWPVPFATLADVRKWFGEDDPWVERPNPARGEFYVEVMAESPDGWRPVFEPEQMLRSRETWVYDAHWEELAQVRCPTLVVRGLDGELGRAEAQEMVRVLPRGQYAEVADAGHLVHYDQPEAWRAAIEPFLDTLMEP; encoded by the coding sequence ATGGCGCGGCGCATCGACGTGACCGGCGCGGGCGGCGTACGCCTCGCGGCCTGGGAGTTCGGCGACCCTCCCAAGACCGGCGGGCCGCACGACACGGCCCTCGGTGGGACGGCCCCCGGCGGGGCCCTCCACGGCGGGGTCTCCGGTGGCGCGGACCCGGGCGGAGGTGCCCCGGCGCACACGCTCCCCGTGACCGCCGAGGCCGCCGGCGTCTCGCCTCCCTCCCGCCCCGCCGCCCACGGGGCCGCAGGCCCGCCGGGCGTGCTGTTGCTCCACGGTCTGATGGGCCGCGCCTCGCACTGGGCCCCCACCGCCCGCTGGCTCTCCGCCCGGCACCGGGCCGTCGCGCTCGACCAGCGCGGCCACGGTCGCAGCGACAAGCCCCCGCACGGCGCCTACACCCGGGAGGCCTACGTCGAGGACGTCGAGGCCGCCCTGGAGCAGCTCGGCCTCGGCCCGGCCGTCCTGATCGGCCACGCCATGGGCGCGCTGACCGCCTGGCAGCTCGCAGCGAAACGCCCCGACCTGGTCCGCGGGCTGATCATCTGCGACATGCGGGCGTCCGCGCTCGGCGCCGCCTCGCAGCACACCTGGACCGAGTGGTTCCGCGCCTGGCCGGTCCCCTTCGCCACGCTCGCGGACGTGCGCAAGTGGTTCGGCGAGGACGACCCGTGGGTGGAGCGGCCCAACCCGGCCCGGGGCGAGTTCTACGTCGAGGTGATGGCCGAGTCACCGGACGGCTGGCGGCCCGTCTTCGAGCCGGAGCAGATGCTCAGGTCCCGCGAGACCTGGGTCTACGACGCCCACTGGGAGGAACTGGCCCAGGTGCGCTGCCCGACCCTGGTCGTCCGCGGCCTCGACGGCGAACTGGGCCGCGCGGAGGCGCAGGAGATGGTCCGCGTGCTCCCGCGCGGCCAGTACGCGGAGGTCGCCGACGCCGGCCACCTCGTCCACTACGACCAGCCGGAGGCCTGGCGGGCGGCCATCGAACCGTTCCTGGACACGCTCATGGAGCCCTGA
- a CDS encoding PAS domain-containing protein yields the protein MSASRSSGITDELGPDEPEQPERDGADLLAALLDGMDAALCAFDGDGVVTHWNREAERILGWTAAEAVGRQGFAGWAVRRADAGEVEERLLSAMRAPGRQVHEFALLTKDGGRVLVRTQSAAVRGPDGRPAGVYCAFSEVHAQIDLERSIALSEALLEDASWGVVLVDVDLRPAVVNAHAARALGTGRTSVLGRPLGDLLAQGVEELESALTHVLAEGTPPAPAEVWVSVRTSEGERRRCWRSGFVRLASPLAEEPVPLGVGWLFQDVTESKQGEQDAALLRFRANQLHRAARAAAECEDPGEAAVVHLDFALAGFADHALIDRIVGGAADTDADPAEPVRLVRVAATPSGAPGPSVPAGTTGMPVRYGGSHPAVQCVERAGSVRASAGVRAVPAERVREWAAARQWPADTVHGLCAVLRSRGRTLGVVTFLRGSGRSAFERSDAMYAEDVAVRIAALLDLAGAVRER from the coding sequence GTGAGTGCTTCCCGGAGCAGTGGGATCACCGACGAGCTGGGGCCGGATGAGCCGGAGCAGCCCGAGCGGGACGGCGCGGACCTGTTGGCCGCGCTCCTCGACGGCATGGACGCCGCCCTGTGCGCCTTCGACGGGGACGGGGTCGTCACCCATTGGAACCGGGAGGCGGAGCGGATCCTGGGCTGGACCGCGGCCGAGGCCGTGGGGCGGCAGGGCTTCGCCGGGTGGGCCGTGCGCCGGGCCGACGCCGGGGAGGTGGAGGAGCGGCTGCTCTCCGCGATGCGGGCGCCGGGCCGGCAGGTGCACGAGTTCGCGCTGCTGACCAAGGACGGCGGGCGGGTGCTGGTGCGCACCCAGTCCGCGGCCGTACGCGGCCCCGACGGCCGGCCCGCGGGGGTGTACTGCGCGTTCAGCGAGGTGCACGCCCAGATCGACCTGGAGCGTTCCATCGCGCTGAGCGAGGCCCTGCTGGAGGACGCGAGCTGGGGTGTCGTGCTGGTGGACGTGGATCTGCGGCCCGCCGTGGTGAACGCCCACGCGGCGCGTGCGCTGGGCACCGGCCGTACGTCGGTGCTCGGCCGGCCGCTCGGGGACCTGCTCGCCCAGGGCGTGGAGGAGCTGGAGAGCGCGCTGACGCACGTGCTGGCGGAGGGAACACCGCCCGCGCCCGCCGAGGTCTGGGTGAGCGTGCGCACCTCGGAGGGCGAGCGGCGCCGGTGCTGGCGCAGCGGGTTCGTGCGGCTGGCGTCGCCGCTGGCGGAGGAGCCGGTGCCGTTGGGGGTCGGCTGGCTGTTCCAGGACGTCACGGAGTCGAAGCAGGGCGAGCAGGACGCGGCGCTGCTGCGGTTCCGGGCCAACCAGCTGCACCGCGCGGCGCGGGCGGCGGCCGAGTGCGAGGACCCGGGGGAGGCGGCGGTCGTCCACCTGGACTTCGCGCTCGCCGGGTTCGCCGACCACGCGCTGATCGACCGGATCGTGGGCGGGGCGGCGGACACCGACGCCGACCCGGCGGAGCCGGTCCGGCTGGTGCGGGTCGCGGCCACGCCGTCCGGTGCGCCGGGACCGAGCGTGCCGGCCGGGACGACCGGGATGCCGGTGCGCTACGGCGGGAGTCATCCGGCGGTGCAGTGCGTGGAGCGGGCGGGCTCGGTGCGGGCCAGTGCCGGTGTCCGGGCGGTGCCGGCCGAGCGGGTGCGCGAGTGGGCGGCGGCCCGGCAGTGGCCGGCGGACACGGTGCACGGCCTGTGCGCGGTGCTGCGCAGCCGGGGCCGGACGCTGGGCGTCGTGACGTTCCTGCGGGGCTCGGGGCGGAGCGCGTTCGAGCGGTCCGACGCGATGTACGCCGAGGACGTGGCGGTGCGCATCGCGGCGCTGCTGGACCTGGCCGGCGCGGTGCGGGAGCGGTAG
- a CDS encoding citrate synthase 2, producing the protein MSDFVPGLEGVVAFETEIAEPDKEGGALRYRGVDIEDLVGHVSFGNVWGLLVDGAFNPGLPPAEPFPIPVHSGDIRVDVQSALAMLAPVWGLKPLLDIDAEQARADLARAAVMALSYVAQSARGQGLPMVPQREIDKARSVVERFMIRWRGEPDPKHVAAVDAYWTSAAEHGMNASTFTARVIASTGADVAAALSGAVGAMSGPLHGGAPSRVLGMIEEIERTGDAEAYVRKTLDAGERLMGFGHRVYRAEDPRARVLRRTARELGAPRFEVAEALEKAALAELHARRPDRVLATNVEFWAAIMLDFAEVPAHMFTSMFTCARTAGWSAHILEQKRTGRLVRPSARYVGPGPRDPREIEGYDGIGH; encoded by the coding sequence ATGTCCGACTTCGTACCCGGGCTCGAGGGAGTCGTCGCGTTCGAGACGGAGATCGCCGAACCCGACAAGGAGGGCGGCGCGCTGCGCTACCGCGGCGTCGACATCGAGGACCTCGTCGGGCACGTCTCCTTCGGCAACGTCTGGGGCCTGCTCGTCGACGGCGCCTTCAACCCCGGCCTGCCGCCCGCGGAGCCCTTCCCCATCCCGGTCCACTCCGGCGACATCCGCGTCGACGTGCAGTCCGCGCTCGCGATGCTCGCACCCGTCTGGGGTCTCAAACCCCTCCTGGACATCGACGCCGAACAGGCCCGCGCCGACCTGGCCCGCGCCGCCGTCATGGCCCTGTCCTACGTCGCCCAGTCCGCCCGCGGCCAGGGCCTGCCCATGGTCCCGCAGCGCGAGATCGACAAGGCCCGATCCGTCGTCGAACGCTTCATGATCCGCTGGCGTGGCGAACCCGACCCCAAGCACGTCGCCGCCGTCGACGCCTACTGGACCTCCGCCGCCGAGCACGGCATGAACGCCTCCACCTTCACCGCCCGCGTCATCGCCTCCACCGGCGCCGACGTGGCCGCGGCCCTCTCCGGAGCGGTGGGCGCCATGTCCGGCCCGCTGCACGGCGGCGCCCCCTCCCGCGTCCTCGGCATGATCGAGGAGATCGAGCGCACCGGCGACGCCGAGGCCTACGTCAGGAAGACCCTGGACGCGGGCGAACGCCTCATGGGCTTCGGCCACCGCGTCTACCGCGCCGAGGACCCCCGCGCCCGCGTCCTGCGCCGCACCGCCCGTGAACTGGGTGCCCCGCGCTTCGAGGTCGCCGAGGCCCTGGAGAAGGCCGCCCTGGCCGAACTCCACGCCCGCCGCCCCGACCGCGTGCTGGCGACCAACGTCGAGTTCTGGGCCGCCATCATGCTGGACTTCGCCGAGGTCCCGGCCCACATGTTCACGTCGATGTTCACCTGCGCCCGCACCGCCGGCTGGTCGGCCCACATCCTGGAGCAGAAGCGCACCGGCCGCCTGGTCCGCCCCTCCGCCCGCTATGTCGGCCCGGGCCCCCGCGACCCGCGCGAGATCGAGGGCTACGACGGCATCGGGCACTGA